The Octadecabacter arcticus 238 genome contains a region encoding:
- a CDS encoding transposase, giving the protein MGQHRRNYTDDYKAAAVERLYEPGATQGSVAKELGITGTQLKTWRLEIEAFGSVEAKRRQQADAAELLRLRKDNKRLAEEVEILHKASAFFAARAVKP; this is encoded by the coding sequence ATGGGACAACATCGACGCAATTATACAGACGATTATAAGGCAGCTGCAGTTGAGCGGTTATATGAGCCTGGTGCGACGCAAGGCAGCGTTGCCAAGGAGCTTGGGATCACTGGGACGCAGCTGAAGACGTGGCGCTTGGAAATTGAGGCGTTTGGCTCAGTTGAAGCCAAACGGCGTCAGCAGGCGGATGCGGCTGAATTGCTCCGCCTTCGCAAAGACAACAAGCGGCTTGCTGAGGAAGTGGAGATTTTGCACAAAGCATCCGCTTTTTTCGCGGCGCGGGCGGTGAAACCATGA
- a CDS encoding IS3 family transposase: MTNKRAFITAHKAQYAASILCRLLEISRGWFYEFPASQPARDQRQANRDARDQALLPKIKTFFKASKKCYGSKRIHQDLLADSEVVSERRVARIMKEHKVSPLLRKRRKPITTDSNHKLKPSPNLLEQKFHSQTPNAVWLADITYIDTDEGWLYLAGVKDMATREIVGWAMEDHMRAELCCAALEMALGRRGPVPGLIHHSDRGGQYAGGDYRKLIKKAKLTQSMSRKGQCLDNAPMESFFASLKKEMVHQRRFRTHAEAKAAIFEYIEVFYNR; this comes from the coding sequence ATGACGAACAAGCGTGCTTTCATCACCGCCCATAAAGCTCAATACGCGGCTTCAATATTATGCCGTCTTCTAGAGATATCCCGGGGCTGGTTCTACGAGTTCCCAGCCAGTCAGCCTGCACGTGATCAGCGTCAAGCTAATCGCGACGCTCGGGATCAGGCGTTGCTTCCCAAGATAAAAACCTTCTTCAAGGCCAGTAAGAAATGTTATGGATCAAAGCGTATTCACCAAGACTTACTGGCGGATAGTGAGGTCGTCTCCGAGCGCCGTGTTGCGAGAATAATGAAGGAACACAAGGTGTCCCCGCTTCTTCGCAAGCGTAGAAAGCCAATCACAACGGACAGCAATCATAAGCTGAAGCCATCCCCAAACTTGTTGGAACAGAAATTCCACAGCCAGACGCCTAATGCCGTTTGGCTGGCGGATATCACCTATATCGACACGGACGAAGGCTGGCTTTATCTGGCTGGCGTGAAGGACATGGCTACGCGTGAGATCGTCGGTTGGGCGATGGAGGATCACATGCGTGCGGAGCTTTGCTGCGCCGCCCTCGAGATGGCTCTGGGACGCAGAGGCCCGGTTCCGGGATTGATACACCACTCCGATAGGGGCGGCCAATATGCTGGCGGGGACTATCGCAAGCTGATCAAAAAGGCGAAACTCACTCAATCCATGAGCCGCAAGGGCCAATGCCTCGACAATGCGCCGATGGAAAGCTTCTTTGCTTCATTGAAAAAGGAGATGGTTCACCAGCGGCGCTTTAGAACACACGCTGAGGCCAAGGCCGCCATCTTCGAATACATTGAGGTCTTCTACAACCGCTAG
- a CDS encoding MFS transporter — MLFAASMVSMVLGSIHAFSVFLVPLEAEFGTSRATVSLIYSFGLVFLTIAVLFGPAVYSRLRPATFYIWVSVLGSIGAGLAGIAGGLELVWIGYSLFFGVANGLGYGFGLQFAARANPDRSGLAMGVVTAAYALGAVLAPYGFEVALAFGGFSLAMLALCSIVFLVGIGAAVLVARSGARYVDTQTDTGVSNLPWLRIAAIWLAYGSGVAAGLMAIGHAAGIAATAGFSGWKAAATIAGCNLVGSLLSGWLSDRISHRRILMILPLLSAIALLTLSVLPRETIALLGVVGFAYGGMIATYPAAIARLFPGEDGPYAYGRIFTAWGVAGLLAPWLAGQIYDWGGSYTPALWVAAGLGVLSAFVAQKAILSA, encoded by the coding sequence GTGCTGTTCGCCGCCTCAATGGTGTCGATGGTGCTTGGCTCAATCCATGCATTTTCTGTTTTTTTAGTGCCCCTCGAGGCCGAATTCGGGACGTCCCGCGCAACTGTTAGCCTCATTTATTCGTTTGGCTTGGTCTTCCTGACAATCGCCGTGCTGTTTGGCCCTGCGGTCTATTCCCGCCTGCGACCCGCAACATTTTATATATGGGTTTCGGTTCTGGGCTCCATTGGGGCTGGCCTTGCTGGCATCGCTGGCGGATTAGAACTGGTTTGGATTGGGTACAGCCTGTTTTTTGGCGTCGCGAACGGGCTGGGATACGGTTTTGGGCTTCAATTTGCTGCACGTGCCAACCCTGATCGTTCGGGCCTTGCGATGGGCGTCGTCACGGCGGCTTACGCCCTTGGCGCGGTTCTGGCTCCATATGGTTTTGAAGTGGCACTGGCGTTCGGGGGCTTTTCGTTGGCTATGCTCGCCCTTTGTTCAATCGTCTTTTTGGTTGGCATCGGTGCCGCAGTTTTGGTCGCTCGAAGTGGCGCACGATATGTGGACACACAAACCGACACGGGCGTGTCCAACCTGCCGTGGCTGCGTATCGCCGCGATATGGCTCGCTTACGGCAGCGGCGTCGCCGCGGGGCTTATGGCAATTGGACATGCCGCAGGAATTGCGGCAACTGCGGGCTTTTCCGGCTGGAAAGCCGCTGCCACAATCGCGGGTTGCAACCTTGTTGGTAGCCTGCTTTCTGGCTGGCTATCCGACAGGATATCGCATCGCCGGATACTCATGATCCTGCCGCTTCTCAGCGCAATTGCGCTGTTGACGCTGTCAGTTCTACCACGAGAGACAATCGCGCTTTTGGGGGTCGTGGGTTTCGCTTACGGCGGGATGATTGCAACCTATCCAGCCGCCATTGCCAGACTTTTTCCGGGCGAGGATGGGCCATATGCCTACGGGCGTATATTCACGGCTTGGGGCGTTGCAGGATTGCTGGCTCCATGGCTCGCTGGCCAGATTTACGACTGGGGCGGAAGCTATACTCCCGCGCTTTGGGTGGCTGCCGGACTTGGTGTTTTGTCTGCATTCGTCGCGCAAAAAGCTATCCTGTCAGCCTGA
- a CDS encoding ABC transporter permease: MADTTTLIRTTSRSLDRGQVALCILAFAVLVTALQYLGLLPEWLHRLPETAIPNFAGWLDTIFNYVKDDLGLLVFTRTLTEGLEWLLDASGNIFYGKRRWPNLGPIPWTALTAAVTVLCYYLGGWRLALLGFITFMWTALMGQWDIAMQTISVLAVTVPLAFIIGLSLGIAAWKSARVDAVIKPVLSVLQTLPFFTYLLPAVIFFKVGPTAGAVATTVYAIPPMILMTTLGLQKVSPEVVEAGKMSGCSKFQMLRHVYIPSARTEILVGVNQVIMLSLAMVVLTAFVGMPGLGAKLLQMLGSFKLGRSFEVGVTIVLLAVTLDRMSKAWVVKQPEHFERGTAFWVRHKMALIGLGLVVLLTMIAREIPIFAEIGRGQDFSIGKFLDVQIKAFLDIGWVKATTGFLRAFLNVQVLIPFRNFMLSIPTPAMILLIAAFALALAGRRQAGYALIFFSLVALSGWWDRAIITLYSVTSAVILAAIIGLPVAIMASRSDRGSRWMLLVCDTFQTFPSFVYLLPAIMLFGITDIAVIFSIVIFATVPLIRYTIEGLRTVPPEMTEAADMAGATRFQKLVNVQLPLALPTMAIGFNQAIMFAFFMVIIAAFIGTQDLGQELQRTLAGTDLGKNFVLGICVSLMALTFDLTIMKWAADKKRALGLP, translated from the coding sequence ATGGCCGATACAACAACGCTCATTCGGACCACGTCACGCAGCTTGGATCGTGGGCAAGTTGCCTTATGCATTCTCGCTTTCGCGGTTCTGGTGACTGCGCTGCAATATCTCGGTCTGTTACCCGAATGGCTGCACCGCCTACCTGAGACCGCGATACCGAACTTCGCAGGCTGGCTCGACACGATCTTTAACTACGTCAAAGACGATCTAGGGTTGTTGGTTTTTACGCGCACGCTGACCGAAGGCCTTGAATGGCTTTTGGATGCGTCCGGCAACATCTTTTACGGCAAACGCCGCTGGCCAAATCTTGGCCCGATTCCTTGGACGGCACTAACGGCGGCTGTCACTGTCCTGTGCTATTATCTTGGTGGATGGCGGCTTGCCCTTTTGGGCTTCATAACTTTCATGTGGACCGCGTTGATGGGTCAATGGGACATTGCAATGCAGACCATTTCTGTTTTGGCTGTCACGGTTCCGTTGGCGTTCATCATTGGTCTATCCCTTGGTATCGCTGCGTGGAAATCTGCGCGGGTCGATGCCGTCATCAAGCCGGTTTTGTCCGTTTTGCAGACATTGCCATTCTTCACGTACCTGCTGCCTGCCGTGATTTTCTTTAAGGTGGGGCCGACGGCGGGGGCTGTTGCAACAACCGTTTATGCCATCCCGCCGATGATTTTGATGACAACGCTGGGCCTGCAAAAAGTATCGCCAGAAGTCGTCGAAGCCGGAAAGATGAGCGGCTGTTCAAAGTTCCAGATGCTGCGCCATGTTTATATTCCGTCTGCGCGCACAGAAATCCTCGTGGGGGTGAACCAAGTTATTATGCTGTCGCTGGCGATGGTCGTGTTGACCGCGTTCGTTGGCATGCCAGGGCTGGGCGCGAAATTGTTGCAGATGTTGGGCAGCTTCAAGTTGGGGCGTTCGTTTGAGGTTGGAGTGACGATTGTGCTGCTGGCCGTGACGCTGGACAGGATGTCAAAGGCTTGGGTCGTCAAACAACCCGAACATTTTGAACGCGGCACTGCGTTCTGGGTCCGTCATAAGATGGCGTTGATAGGGCTTGGTTTGGTGGTTTTATTGACGATGATCGCACGTGAAATTCCGATTTTTGCCGAAATTGGTCGCGGTCAGGATTTCAGCATTGGCAAATTTTTGGATGTTCAGATCAAGGCGTTTCTTGATATTGGCTGGGTTAAGGCGACCACTGGCTTCTTGCGGGCCTTCTTGAATGTTCAGGTGTTGATCCCGTTTCGCAATTTCATGTTGTCGATCCCGACACCTGCGATGATCCTGTTAATCGCGGCCTTTGCGCTGGCGCTGGCGGGACGACGGCAGGCGGGTTACGCGCTCATTTTCTTTTCACTTGTTGCGTTGTCTGGCTGGTGGGACAGGGCGATCATCACGCTCTATTCTGTGACGTCGGCTGTGATATTGGCCGCGATTATTGGCCTGCCTGTTGCGATTATGGCGTCGCGGTCTGATCGGGGGTCACGCTGGATGTTGCTGGTTTGCGATACGTTCCAAACCTTCCCAAGCTTTGTTTACCTGCTCCCCGCGATCATGTTGTTCGGCATCACCGATATCGCCGTCATCTTCTCGATTGTGATCTTTGCGACAGTTCCGCTGATCCGGTATACCATCGAAGGCTTGCGCACCGTGCCCCCGGAAATGACGGAAGCCGCTGACATGGCGGGTGCGACACGGTTCCAAAAACTGGTGAATGTACAACTGCCGTTGGCCCTGCCGACCATGGCCATCGGGTTCAACCAAGCGATCATGTTCGCGTTCTTTATGGTGATCATCGCGGCCTTTATCGGCACGCAGGATTTGGGACAAGAATTGCAACGGACACTTGCGGGTACTGATTTGGGCAAGAATTTCGTGCTGGGAATCTGTGTGTCGTTGATGGCGCTCACGTTTGATCTGACGATCATGAAGTGGGCTGCGGACAAGAAGCGTGCCTTAGGGCTACCATAG
- a CDS encoding quaternary amine ABC transporter ATP-binding protein: MSADTPVISCRNAWKIFGPDPAAFHKKMTPDMSFDDIREAGYIAGVRDVSLDVQKGEMLVIMGLSGSGKSTLVRCFSRLHDITSGTITVEGQDIMSLPEKELIDLRRSKMGMVFQSFGLLPHRSVLDNVAFPLEMRGQDKHTRRERALEVIKLVGLEGREDYFPRELSGGQQQRVGIARSLAIEPDIWFLDEPFSALDPLIRKEMQDEFLRLQQLLNKTIVFITHDFDEALRLADRIAIMKDGAIEQCDTPDQIVLHPATEYVRKFTEDIDKARVVHAGVLAIADTHGEGDPVDAKATIKDLAKLLVHDTRDVIPVHKNGLVIGGMNRQDGLTVLLEAN, encoded by the coding sequence ATGTCAGCTGATACGCCCGTCATTTCTTGTCGCAACGCTTGGAAAATATTTGGGCCAGATCCGGCGGCCTTTCATAAGAAAATGACCCCTGACATGAGTTTTGATGACATCCGCGAGGCGGGCTATATCGCCGGCGTCCGCGATGTCTCGCTCGATGTCCAAAAGGGTGAGATGTTGGTTATTATGGGCTTGTCGGGGTCTGGGAAATCCACTTTGGTCCGTTGTTTTTCGCGCCTTCATGATATCACCAGCGGGACGATTACTGTCGAAGGGCAGGACATCATGTCATTGCCCGAAAAAGAACTGATTGATTTACGTCGCTCCAAAATGGGCATGGTGTTCCAATCGTTTGGTCTGCTGCCGCACCGTTCCGTTCTGGATAACGTTGCCTTCCCGTTGGAAATGCGTGGACAAGATAAACACACACGGCGTGAGCGTGCGCTTGAGGTGATCAAACTGGTGGGCCTTGAGGGGCGTGAGGATTATTTTCCGCGCGAATTGTCCGGCGGCCAACAGCAGCGCGTCGGCATTGCACGTTCGCTTGCGATTGAACCCGATATTTGGTTTCTGGATGAACCGTTCAGCGCGCTGGACCCGTTGATCCGCAAAGAAATGCAGGATGAATTTCTGCGCCTGCAACAGCTGCTCAACAAAACTATTGTCTTTATCACGCACGACTTCGACGAGGCCCTGCGCCTTGCCGATCGCATTGCCATCATGAAAGACGGCGCGATTGAGCAATGCGATACACCTGACCAAATCGTGTTGCATCCTGCCACAGAATACGTGCGCAAATTTACTGAAGACATCGACAAAGCCCGCGTCGTGCATGCTGGCGTTCTGGCCATCGCTGACACGCACGGGGAGGGTGATCCGGTTGATGCCAAAGCCACGATCAAAGACCTCGCCAAGCTGTTGGTTCATGATACGCGCGACGTTATCCCTGTTCACAAAAACGGCTTGGTCATCGGTGGCATGAACCGTCAAGACGGACTAACGGTTCTGCTGGAGGCCAATTAA
- a CDS encoding ABC transporter substrate-binding protein, giving the protein MKMMTTALTAGVLALSPLTAFADAHADSTDPIVIPIHNWSSQIVMSNVVGQILEQQGAFVEYVTTDSQAVYESVRLGDVTFELEVWEGAFGASYRAALEKGGIVEVTDHNAVTREDWWYPMWTKDACPGLPDWEALNACAAVFATAETGDQGRYLDGPVDWLKHGQERVEALDMNFVVVNAGSAAALWAEIGAAEADRRPVVVFNWTPNFAEAVWPGEFVEFPPHEEGCDTDPSVGVNPDALYDCGNPANGYLKIAAWDGMEEKWPSAYALLEQVSFTNPQIAEMARLVDIDELEPDEAAEVWLEANPDVWGSWVN; this is encoded by the coding sequence ATGAAAATGATGACCACAGCTCTGACGGCAGGTGTACTCGCACTCTCGCCGCTCACCGCTTTCGCTGATGCACATGCTGACAGCACCGACCCAATTGTTATTCCAATTCACAACTGGTCCAGCCAGATCGTGATGTCCAATGTGGTTGGCCAGATTCTGGAACAACAAGGCGCATTCGTTGAATATGTGACGACAGACAGCCAAGCCGTTTATGAATCAGTCCGATTGGGCGATGTCACGTTTGAACTCGAAGTTTGGGAAGGCGCGTTTGGCGCATCCTACCGTGCAGCTTTGGAAAAGGGCGGTATCGTTGAAGTAACAGACCACAACGCGGTTACACGCGAAGACTGGTGGTATCCAATGTGGACCAAAGATGCTTGCCCTGGCCTGCCAGATTGGGAAGCATTGAATGCTTGTGCGGCCGTATTCGCAACTGCTGAAACCGGTGATCAAGGCCGCTATTTGGACGGTCCGGTTGACTGGCTCAAGCACGGTCAGGAACGTGTCGAAGCATTGGACATGAACTTCGTTGTTGTGAACGCAGGGTCCGCAGCAGCACTTTGGGCTGAAATTGGCGCGGCAGAAGCTGATCGTCGTCCAGTCGTGGTGTTCAACTGGACACCAAACTTTGCAGAAGCCGTCTGGCCTGGCGAATTCGTTGAATTCCCACCACACGAAGAAGGCTGTGACACAGACCCCTCCGTAGGTGTGAACCCGGACGCGCTGTATGATTGCGGTAATCCTGCGAACGGTTACCTGAAGATCGCGGCTTGGGATGGGATGGAAGAAAAGTGGCCTTCGGCTTACGCTCTGCTTGAGCAAGTCAGCTTTACCAACCCACAGATCGCTGAGATGGCCAGACTTGTCGACATTGATGAATTGGAGCCTGACGAAGCAGCTGAAGTATGGCTCGAAGCGAACCCTGACGTTTGGGGTTCTTGGGTCAATTAA
- a CDS encoding GlxA family transcriptional regulator: MACLTSIIEPLRAANEISGQHVFNWTLISEDGARVQASANVWFEPDMSLDECCKLDLLFVLSGPSSQFAQGQTSNGKLRRLARHGVTMGAISGGIFPLARAGLLDGHVTSVHWCYEAAFLGEFPNIEATEDVIVLGGTRLTASGAAAAFDLSLHMIEEVLNGDIATEVACWFQHPLVRGQGVTQRKPTFAAEITNDMLPPMVGKAVKIFSANIEDTVKIIDVARDVGVSVRQLERVFVRTTGKTPLGYYQSLRMHKARQMLLYGKDSMIQIALAVGYSSTGSMSKTYMEVFGILPKDDRKKINMFRVRENAIVPSA, encoded by the coding sequence ATGGCTTGCCTAACGTCGATCATTGAGCCTTTACGCGCCGCAAATGAGATCTCTGGCCAACACGTTTTCAACTGGACCCTCATATCCGAGGATGGCGCGCGGGTTCAGGCCAGCGCCAATGTCTGGTTTGAGCCAGACATGTCGCTCGACGAGTGCTGTAAGCTGGACCTTCTGTTTGTGCTGAGTGGGCCGTCTTCGCAGTTTGCGCAAGGTCAAACCTCTAATGGCAAACTGCGCAGACTTGCGCGTCATGGTGTGACGATGGGGGCGATCAGTGGTGGCATCTTTCCGTTGGCGCGGGCGGGATTGCTGGACGGGCATGTCACGTCGGTTCACTGGTGCTATGAAGCTGCGTTTTTAGGGGAATTCCCGAATATTGAAGCAACGGAGGATGTGATCGTGTTGGGCGGAACGCGCCTTACCGCATCAGGCGCCGCAGCGGCGTTTGATTTGTCGCTTCATATGATTGAGGAAGTACTGAACGGCGATATTGCCACTGAGGTGGCGTGTTGGTTTCAACATCCGCTGGTGCGGGGGCAGGGTGTCACGCAGCGCAAACCGACTTTCGCGGCCGAGATCACGAACGACATGCTGCCGCCCATGGTGGGTAAAGCCGTGAAGATTTTTTCTGCCAACATCGAAGATACGGTCAAAATTATTGATGTGGCGCGCGATGTCGGCGTGTCTGTGCGCCAACTCGAACGGGTATTTGTGCGCACGACGGGCAAGACCCCGCTGGGATATTATCAGTCGTTGCGGATGCACAAAGCGCGCCAAATGTTGCTGTATGGGAAAGACTCGATGATCCAGATCGCGCTTGCTGTGGGCTATTCCAGCACCGGGTCAATGAGCAAGACATACATGGAGGTCTTTGGCATTCTACCCAAAGATGACCGCAAGAAAATTAACATGTTCCGCGTTCGCGAGAACGCGATCGTGCCGTCAGCCTAA
- a CDS encoding helix-turn-helix domain-containing protein, with amino-acid sequence MSVTSLQQDPHRTRETREKVLEVAIGREVRAFRRKQEITVADLSATTGLSIGMLSKIENGITSPSLTTLQTLAHALAVPLTSFFRGFEEKRMAVHTKAGEGVELEREGTRANHQYKLLGHIGSNASGVIVEPYLITLSNEADVFPTFQHGGIETIYMLEGEVDYRHGDNVYPLKPGDTLFFDANAPHGPDGLVSLPARYLSIISYPQNAKS; translated from the coding sequence ATGTCAGTAACCTCGCTTCAGCAAGATCCACACCGAACCCGCGAGACCCGTGAAAAAGTTCTCGAGGTTGCGATTGGACGTGAAGTTCGCGCGTTTCGCCGCAAACAAGAAATCACCGTTGCAGACCTTTCTGCGACGACAGGCTTGTCGATTGGCATGTTATCCAAGATTGAAAACGGCATCACGTCGCCGTCACTGACGACGTTGCAGACGCTGGCGCACGCGCTCGCAGTCCCCCTCACCTCATTTTTTCGGGGATTTGAAGAAAAGCGGATGGCAGTCCACACAAAAGCGGGCGAAGGCGTTGAACTGGAACGGGAAGGCACGCGCGCCAACCACCAGTACAAATTGCTTGGCCATATCGGGTCAAATGCAAGTGGCGTGATCGTGGAACCCTACCTGATCACATTGTCCAACGAAGCCGACGTGTTCCCGACGTTCCAGCACGGCGGCATTGAGACGATCTATATGCTTGAGGGTGAGGTGGATTACCGCCACGGCGACAACGTTTATCCCTTAAAACCGGGCGACACGCTGTTCTTTGACGCCAATGCGCCGCACGGGCCGGACGGTCTTGTCTCCCTCCCCGCGCGCTACTTATCAATCATTAGCTACCCGCAGAACGCTAAGTCTTAA
- a CDS encoding heme-dependent oxidative N-demethylase family protein codes for MTIQFHDETFRGDYSFKNSDWAIKRFPFPFHEDSYMYSVNMEQHRGGPDGSIYEKRFDVDEHYVSEMRDRAMVLADDPLRCQSLPHMTLAGWDLLELIMVSKSEDYPDLFELHRNGDKWRWVNKPMGIDDSFTFLDEATLPYGPMEYITRQTQGDFCVLDQRDDNLWMDAGMITTQADWSLDFDIGMNFFEWHAPVPLAHEKGIFVRALKFLLSIQQGAPARRLNWTMTVNPLLDTSPENYHKWGIQKTSVTPENIGAKQHLRVELQTFFRLPRSNALVFPIRCYLCCFDDLMSVPKWGRRLHRVIRDLPEELATYKGFIDNRPMMLDYLSAFDDGQPTSMGIWPDRDTEPPLKT; via the coding sequence ATGACGATTCAATTCCACGACGAAACCTTCCGCGGCGATTACTCGTTTAAAAATTCCGATTGGGCGATCAAGCGGTTCCCGTTCCCGTTCCACGAAGACAGCTATATGTATTCCGTAAACATGGAACAGCATCGTGGCGGCCCGGACGGGTCGATTTATGAAAAACGGTTCGATGTGGATGAACATTACGTTTCTGAAATGCGAGACCGTGCGATGGTGCTGGCCGATGATCCGCTGCGCTGTCAGTCGTTGCCGCACATGACGCTGGCGGGATGGGATCTGTTGGAACTGATCATGGTGTCCAAGTCCGAGGATTATCCTGACCTTTTTGAATTGCACCGCAACGGCGACAAATGGCGCTGGGTAAACAAGCCCATGGGCATTGATGACAGCTTTACCTTTTTGGACGAAGCGACGTTGCCATACGGCCCAATGGAATACATCACCCGCCAGACACAGGGCGATTTCTGCGTTTTGGATCAACGGGATGACAACCTGTGGATGGATGCGGGTATGATCACCACGCAGGCTGATTGGTCTCTCGATTTTGATATCGGGATGAACTTTTTCGAATGGCACGCGCCGGTGCCGCTGGCGCACGAAAAGGGTATTTTTGTGCGCGCGTTGAAGTTCCTGTTAAGCATCCAGCAGGGCGCCCCCGCGCGGCGGTTGAACTGGACGATGACGGTCAATCCGCTGCTCGATACCTCGCCCGAAAACTACCACAAATGGGGCATCCAAAAGACGAGCGTTACGCCCGAAAATATCGGCGCGAAACAGCACTTGCGTGTGGAATTACAGACGTTCTTTCGCCTGCCTCGTTCAAACGCGCTGGTGTTCCCGATCCGCTGCTATCTGTGTTGCTTTGACGATTTAATGTCGGTGCCAAAATGGGGCCGCCGACTGCACCGTGTGATCCGAGACCTGCCAGAAGAATTGGCGACCTACAAAGGCTTCATCGATAACCGACCGATGATGCTGGACTATCTGTCAGCGTTTGATGACGGACAGCCGACATCCATGGGGATCTGGCCGGATCGTGACACAGAACCGCCGCTTAAGACTTAG
- a CDS encoding PDR/VanB family oxidoreductase, giving the protein MSGAEKIAVTVTDIVPLNNLVTRFEFKRTDGGLLPTFSGGAHTVVEMRDGDITRMNPYSLMSDPMDQTAYTISVRRDDEGRGGSLFMHNNVKVGDRMVVSNPVNLFSLDLRAKKYLFLAGGIGITPFLAQIKQLERFNGNWELHYACRNAALGSYVDELTDHYPNATHVYYDDNDQRIDLVNLLDGQPLGTHIYVCGPKGMIDWVRKTAAGEGWPRESIHYEEFLAPQSGKPFEVKLAVSNIVIQVGEQESLLEAIERAGVDAPYLCRGGACGQCETRVIDYTGNFIHRDHWLDDAEHASGDKIMPCVSRFEGKILVLDR; this is encoded by the coding sequence ATGAGCGGGGCCGAGAAAATCGCCGTCACTGTGACGGATATTGTGCCGCTGAATAATCTGGTGACACGGTTTGAATTCAAACGCACCGATGGTGGGCTGCTGCCGACTTTTTCAGGTGGTGCGCATACAGTTGTTGAGATGCGTGATGGCGACATAACTCGCATGAACCCGTATTCCCTGATGTCCGATCCAATGGATCAAACTGCCTACACCATTTCTGTACGCCGCGACGACGAAGGTCGCGGTGGTTCGCTGTTCATGCACAATAACGTCAAGGTTGGCGATCGAATGGTGGTCAGCAATCCCGTCAACTTGTTCAGCCTTGATCTGCGGGCCAAGAAATACCTGTTTCTGGCGGGCGGCATCGGAATAACGCCATTCCTCGCGCAGATAAAACAGCTGGAACGCTTTAACGGAAATTGGGAACTGCATTATGCCTGCCGCAACGCAGCACTCGGGTCATATGTCGATGAATTGACGGATCATTATCCAAACGCAACGCATGTCTATTACGACGACAACGATCAACGGATTGACCTGGTGAACTTACTGGACGGTCAACCGCTTGGCACGCATATTTACGTTTGCGGCCCCAAAGGAATGATCGATTGGGTGCGCAAGACGGCGGCTGGTGAAGGCTGGCCGCGCGAAAGCATTCATTACGAGGAATTTCTTGCGCCGCAATCAGGCAAGCCGTTTGAAGTCAAACTCGCGGTGAGCAACATCGTCATCCAAGTCGGTGAACAAGAAAGCCTGCTCGAAGCGATTGAAAGGGCAGGGGTTGACGCACCGTATTTGTGCCGTGGCGGTGCCTGCGGACAATGCGAAACGCGGGTCATTGATTACACTGGCAATTTCATTCACCGCGATCATTGGCTGGACGACGCAGAACACGCATCCGGTGACAAGATCATGCCGTGCGTGTCACGATTTGAGGGCAAGATCCTCGTTTTGGATCGGTAG
- a CDS encoding dimethylamine monooxygenase subunit DmmA family protein: MSKFTFPESIRSRPVYGTLELRAGAAHLLIADAHGAEAILDVATPAMMAKAHIIYIPKGEPFEDKLRALKPAQFYSGPTYSAAEQRIHKAFADAKMGLQLYLSGTEGVIGQAQHAAMQAGIPHTAIQTEHRGSTARRMQCVHCKGITEDVEVDPFQCAHCGLHLFVRDHYSRRLAAYQGVCIDAEDPGNVPAPKGLYE; the protein is encoded by the coding sequence ATGTCGAAGTTTACCTTCCCCGAAAGTATCCGCAGCCGTCCGGTTTATGGCACGCTTGAACTGCGCGCGGGGGCGGCGCATTTGTTGATTGCGGACGCACATGGCGCAGAAGCGATCTTAGATGTGGCGACCCCCGCCATGATGGCAAAAGCGCACATCATCTACATACCCAAGGGGGAGCCTTTCGAGGACAAGCTGCGCGCGCTTAAACCTGCACAGTTCTATTCTGGCCCGACTTACAGCGCTGCCGAACAACGCATTCATAAGGCGTTCGCCGATGCAAAAATGGGTCTACAGCTTTATCTGTCTGGTACCGAAGGCGTGATCGGGCAGGCGCAGCACGCCGCCATGCAGGCGGGCATTCCGCACACCGCGATCCAAACCGAACACCGCGGATCCACTGCGCGGCGGATGCAGTGCGTGCATTGCAAAGGCATCACCGAAGACGTGGAAGTCGACCCGTTTCAATGTGCACACTGTGGGCTGCACCTATTCGTGCGCGACCATTATTCACGCCGTCTGGCCGCCTATCAAGGTGTGTGCATCGACGCCGAAGATCCGGGCAATGTACCCGCACCCAAAGGATTATACGAATGA